A portion of the Corynebacterium ammoniagenes DSM 20306 genome contains these proteins:
- the nadC gene encoding carboxylating nicotinate-nucleotide diphosphorylase — protein sequence MTISLLDSTGLDAVTTRAHIEAALDEDLAWGPDATTNATIGADIIGTAKIVSREPGCLAGVPIAALALQITAERDGVDLDIEVLKNDGDTVDAGQPTLRATGAVRTLLTAERTALNYVSQLSGVATATHAWTQALQGTGIAVRDTRKTVPGLRILQKYAVRCGGGINHRMGLGDSALIKDNHIAATGSLAAAFTAVRSKFPELPVEVECDTLEQVAEAVNVGAELILLDNMAPDVVREAVAITRPAGIRTEASGGITLDSVAAYRDTGVDYIAVGALTHSNRVLDLGFDLA from the coding sequence ATGACAATCTCATTACTGGATTCGACCGGGCTTGATGCCGTAACAACACGTGCGCACATCGAAGCTGCCCTCGATGAGGATCTTGCTTGGGGACCAGACGCGACGACCAACGCCACCATTGGTGCAGATATCATCGGTACCGCGAAAATTGTCTCCCGTGAACCTGGCTGTTTGGCGGGCGTGCCTATCGCTGCGCTGGCTCTGCAAATCACTGCGGAGCGGGATGGCGTGGACTTGGACATCGAAGTGCTCAAAAACGACGGAGACACTGTTGATGCTGGTCAGCCGACTCTGCGCGCGACTGGCGCAGTTCGCACTTTGCTGACCGCGGAGCGCACCGCTTTGAACTATGTATCCCAACTATCGGGCGTAGCCACGGCAACCCATGCCTGGACCCAAGCTCTTCAGGGCACCGGCATTGCTGTGCGTGATACCCGCAAGACCGTTCCAGGCCTGCGTATTTTGCAAAAATACGCAGTACGCTGCGGCGGCGGAATAAACCACCGCATGGGACTTGGGGATAGCGCCCTTATTAAGGACAATCACATTGCAGCGACAGGATCTCTAGCCGCAGCCTTTACCGCTGTGCGGAGCAAATTCCCAGAACTTCCCGTGGAAGTCGAGTGCGACACTCTGGAGCAGGTCGCCGAAGCCGTAAACGTCGGCGCTGAGTTGATCCTTCTGGACAATATGGCACCCGACGTTGTCCGGGAAGCTGTCGCAATCACTCGACCAGCTGGCATACGCACCGAAGCCAGCGGCGGCATCACGCTCGACAGCGTTGCAGCGTATCGCGATACCGGTGTTGATTACATCGCCGTTGGCGCGTTGACCCACTCCAATCGAGTACTCGATCTGGGCTTCGATCTCGCCTGA
- the nadB gene encoding L-aspartate oxidase, translated as MTTELITPAESFAERTDVLIIGSGAAGLTAALTIAEADPTRSVTIITRGEPADSSTAWAQGGLAAVIAPEDSFDLHIEDTLAAGAFHGDRDRVTELVHAAKDSIDRLISHGVQFADDLHLEGGHSLRRIVHAGDQSGWEVEKTLLRAAYDRGIHIVSHTRAVDLLTSADGAVCGARVLHKGQVGSLLADEVVLAAGGSGALWTLTSNPAVATADGLAMALRAGAATRDTEFMQFHPTVLAVPRTGGRDVLISEAVRGEGAVLTDAHGTRFMLHRHPQAELAPRDVVSAEIFSHLVDTNTEHVFLDARSIQDFPTRFPTIHAELLKRGIDATVEPIPVRPGAHYHCGGIAADLDGQTSLAGLSAIGEVAGTGVQGANRLASNSLTEALVTGHRCGIRLATAKRVMTRQTPIARRHIAPVDGAATIRHVMDEFVGVSRNDAGLHAAIDILSSLSTATELNDASLDSTNMAWAGLAIARAARERTHSLGCHRRSDDIAADTKIYHYAGA; from the coding sequence ATGACCACGGAACTAATCACTCCTGCTGAGAGCTTTGCCGAGCGTACCGACGTGCTCATCATTGGCTCCGGGGCGGCCGGGCTCACTGCCGCGCTGACCATTGCCGAGGCCGACCCTACTCGCTCCGTCACCATCATCACCCGCGGCGAACCGGCGGACAGCTCCACCGCGTGGGCACAAGGCGGCCTCGCGGCAGTTATTGCCCCGGAAGATTCTTTTGACCTGCACATCGAGGACACGTTGGCCGCGGGTGCCTTCCACGGCGACCGCGACCGCGTCACCGAGTTAGTGCACGCGGCCAAAGACTCCATCGACCGCCTGATATCCCACGGCGTCCAGTTCGCCGATGACCTGCACCTTGAGGGTGGGCACAGCCTGCGCCGCATCGTGCACGCCGGGGACCAATCCGGTTGGGAAGTAGAGAAAACTCTCCTGCGTGCAGCTTATGATCGCGGCATTCACATCGTGTCACATACCCGCGCGGTTGACCTTTTGACCAGCGCTGACGGCGCCGTCTGCGGCGCGCGCGTGTTGCATAAAGGACAGGTAGGCAGTTTGCTTGCCGATGAAGTCGTGCTCGCCGCCGGCGGATCCGGCGCCCTGTGGACGCTGACATCTAACCCGGCTGTGGCCACGGCCGATGGACTGGCCATGGCGCTGCGAGCGGGTGCTGCAACCCGCGATACTGAATTCATGCAGTTTCACCCAACCGTGCTGGCTGTCCCGCGCACCGGTGGGCGCGATGTGCTCATCTCCGAAGCAGTTCGCGGTGAAGGAGCAGTGCTTACCGATGCCCACGGCACCCGCTTCATGCTCCACCGCCACCCCCAAGCTGAGCTTGCTCCACGCGACGTTGTTTCTGCTGAAATCTTCAGTCACCTGGTGGACACCAATACCGAACACGTCTTTCTCGATGCTCGATCTATTCAAGATTTCCCAACGCGCTTTCCAACGATCCACGCCGAACTGCTCAAGCGCGGCATCGACGCCACCGTCGAACCCATTCCAGTTCGTCCTGGCGCGCACTACCACTGTGGTGGCATCGCGGCGGATCTTGACGGACAGACCAGCCTTGCTGGCCTTAGCGCCATCGGCGAAGTTGCTGGTACCGGGGTGCAGGGTGCGAACCGGCTCGCTTCGAATTCCTTGACCGAGGCACTCGTGACGGGCCACCGCTGCGGGATACGCCTGGCAACTGCTAAGCGCGTCATGACACGGCAAACCCCTATCGCTCGCCGACACATCGCGCCTGTTGACGGTGCTGCAACCATCCGTCATGTCATGGATGAATTTGTGGGAGTCAGCCGCAATGATGCGGGCCTGCACGCCGCGATAGACATCCTTTCCTCGCTTTCTACGGCTACGGAGCTGAACGACGCGAGCTTAGATTCAACCAATATGGCCTGGGCCGGTCTTGCCATCGCCCGCGCCGCACGTGAGCGCACGCATTCGCTCGGCTGTCACCGCCGAAGCGATGACATCGCCGCAGACACCAAGATCTACCACTACGCAGGAGCATAA
- the nadA gene encoding quinolinate synthase NadA translates to MATTLNVNGTNAASGTSPRSTWSEEVRVLARERNAVILAHNYQLPEIQDIADHVGDSLGLSRIAAETDADEVIFCGVHFMAETAKILSPEKRVFIPDANAGCSLADTINADQLREWKAQHPGAIVVSYVNTTAEVKALTDVCCTSSNAADVVRSIDPEQEILFLPDQFLGAHVRRVTGRNNIHVWAGECHVHADISPSDLVDTVRANTDAELYIHPECGCTTSALWMAESGEIPGNNTHILSTGGMLEEAKKSTSERVLVATEIGMLHQLRKANPTTEFLPVNPQAACPFMQMITPEKLLKCLREGTDEVFVDKRTADAARTAVERMIAIGNPGSGE, encoded by the coding sequence ATGGCAACCACGCTTAACGTCAATGGCACTAATGCCGCGAGTGGAACCTCGCCACGTAGTACTTGGTCGGAGGAAGTCCGCGTACTTGCGCGTGAGCGCAATGCGGTGATTCTCGCGCACAATTACCAGCTGCCAGAGATTCAAGACATTGCAGACCACGTTGGTGATTCCCTGGGGCTTTCGCGCATCGCGGCAGAAACCGATGCAGATGAAGTGATCTTTTGCGGCGTGCATTTTATGGCGGAAACCGCCAAGATTCTCTCGCCTGAAAAGCGAGTGTTTATCCCGGATGCAAATGCGGGGTGTTCCCTGGCAGACACCATCAACGCGGATCAGCTGCGCGAGTGGAAAGCACAACACCCCGGGGCGATCGTGGTCAGCTACGTCAACACCACCGCCGAGGTCAAAGCACTTACCGATGTTTGCTGCACCTCCTCGAATGCCGCCGATGTCGTGCGCTCCATCGACCCCGAGCAGGAGATCTTATTTCTGCCCGACCAGTTCCTCGGCGCGCATGTACGGCGCGTAACCGGACGCAACAACATCCACGTCTGGGCGGGTGAGTGCCACGTGCACGCGGATATTTCCCCAAGCGACTTGGTGGACACTGTTCGTGCGAACACGGACGCCGAGCTGTACATCCACCCAGAATGTGGCTGCACCACCAGTGCACTGTGGATGGCGGAATCCGGTGAAATTCCCGGAAACAATACGCACATCCTCTCCACCGGCGGCATGCTGGAAGAGGCCAAGAAGTCCACCAGTGAGCGCGTCTTAGTTGCCACGGAGATCGGCATGTTGCACCAGCTGCGCAAAGCCAACCCGACAACTGAGTTTCTGCCCGTCAATCCCCAGGCGGCGTGCCCGTTTATGCAGATGATTACCCCAGAAAAGTTACTTAAGTGTCTGCGTGAGGGAACGGATGAGGTATTCGTCGATAAGCGAACTGCGGATGCCGCGCGCACTGCAGTTGAGCGCATGATTGCCATCGGCAACCCTGGCTCCGGCGAATAG
- a CDS encoding L-lactate dehydrogenase, producing MSTYAGNKVVLVGAGDVGVAYAYALVNQGTVDHLAIIDIDEKKLEGNVMDLNHGVVWAPSRTRVTQGSYEDCKDAAIVVICAGAAQKPGETRLDLVDKNVAIMNSIVGSAMEAGFDGLFVVATNPVDLLTYAVWKASGLPTSRVMGSGTVLDSARYRYMLGEMANIAPTSVHAYIIGEHGDSELPVVSSANIGGVPLARQAEKEPGFNERIEEIFEQTRDAAYHIIDAKGSTSYGIGMALARITRAIIQNQDVALPVSAYIDGHYGYNDIYFGTPAIINRNGVARVLELDLDDHEKERLDASVNTLLEIKNQIFS from the coding sequence ATGAGCACTTACGCGGGAAATAAAGTTGTCCTCGTCGGCGCGGGTGATGTTGGTGTTGCCTACGCATATGCACTGGTAAACCAAGGAACCGTGGATCATCTGGCCATCATCGATATTGATGAAAAGAAACTGGAAGGCAACGTCATGGACTTAAACCATGGCGTGGTGTGGGCGCCGTCGCGCACACGCGTTACCCAGGGCAGTTATGAGGATTGCAAGGACGCAGCGATTGTTGTTATCTGCGCTGGCGCCGCGCAAAAGCCAGGGGAGACGCGCCTGGATTTGGTAGATAAAAATGTTGCCATCATGAATTCCATCGTTGGCTCAGCGATGGAAGCCGGCTTTGATGGGCTTTTCGTCGTCGCGACTAACCCGGTGGACTTGCTTACGTATGCCGTGTGGAAAGCCTCTGGTTTGCCCACCTCGCGGGTTATGGGCTCGGGCACGGTGCTAGATTCCGCGCGCTACCGCTACATGCTCGGCGAGATGGCCAATATCGCCCCAACCTCCGTGCACGCCTACATCATCGGTGAGCACGGCGATTCGGAACTTCCCGTTGTGTCCTCGGCGAATATTGGCGGTGTTCCACTCGCGCGCCAAGCGGAGAAGGAACCGGGATTTAATGAACGCATCGAAGAAATCTTTGAACAAACCCGTGACGCGGCCTATCACATCATTGATGCCAAAGGCTCCACGAGTTATGGCATCGGCATGGCGCTGGCACGCATTACCCGCGCCATCATCCAAAACCAAGATGTTGCCTTGCCCGTTTCGGCCTATATCGATGGCCACTATGGCTACAACGACATCTATTTCGGCACCCCGGCCATTATCAACCGCAACGGCGTGGCGCGAGTGCTGGAACTAGACCTCGATGACCACGAGAAAGAGCGCCTTGACGCTTCGGTCAACACCTTGCTGGAGATTAAGAACCAGATTTTCAGCTAG
- a CDS encoding alpha/beta-hydrolase family protein has protein sequence MTNSARRPRIGGLARFVRAKFSPTAPPAPQTDNQPLEVAKSLPRPLRRLAFSAASSSLKVASKALHISIIGLEVLSDITPAVRMARRNRLPRNMAAGILGAEVATWAAIWPSLLPRPWWVTALNVAIGQAIGHFSASSAAFGLKNALRAAGKRPQDHLTPRLKRNAHWVLGSITVVAMAKSVRNQGIQADLVRKSYDRGPLQAAIGVSLGTLGYGALLILGEIVQFTVSRLSRQLGRAVPMLVAWPLAVATFIFVIVALSDRVVLRRFIRSASVRAQKINRSVFPGSVMPWEPERSGSPWSYERWTAVGAHGRRFLSGGPRAQDIAEVMEFSRAREPIRIYAGLMSGRTVRGQVRRVMLEMERTGAFHRDTIVIQMPAGSGWVSEWTAAAPEFLTKGNCASVTLQYSILPSAISYVVDKQAPIEAAHLLTSAIRNRLDSMPEDNRPKLYLSGESLGAYAHLDGYEDLDDLLASCDGAVFTGPPSMTKLISDLDPDAGSLERVPIIDGGRHVRFAAAPAHTRHDPFGRSYSQRWQRPRIVIAQHASDPIVWWSGRLIYSRPNWMHEPTPSTLYADTFHALGWAPLISFWQIGLDQINSLNVPGGHGHNYHQETFWYWDSVLGSQSRVPLTPRLAQRAEKWVREHPS, from the coding sequence ATGACTAACAGCGCGCGCAGACCCCGGATCGGTGGGCTTGCGCGCTTCGTTCGGGCAAAATTTTCCCCTACTGCGCCACCCGCGCCACAAACGGACAACCAGCCGCTGGAGGTGGCCAAGTCGCTGCCGCGCCCGCTGCGTCGATTAGCGTTTAGCGCCGCTTCGTCTTCACTGAAGGTGGCATCGAAAGCCCTGCATATTTCCATCATCGGGTTGGAAGTGCTCAGTGATATCACGCCCGCGGTGCGCATGGCGCGCCGGAACCGTTTACCGCGCAACATGGCGGCCGGAATTTTAGGTGCGGAAGTTGCCACGTGGGCTGCGATCTGGCCGTCTTTGCTGCCACGGCCCTGGTGGGTGACCGCGCTTAATGTCGCAATCGGCCAGGCCATCGGGCACTTTTCTGCATCCTCTGCTGCCTTCGGCCTAAAAAATGCCCTGCGTGCTGCCGGCAAACGTCCCCAAGATCACCTCACCCCACGTCTTAAGCGCAATGCGCACTGGGTGCTGGGTTCTATCACGGTGGTTGCCATGGCCAAATCCGTACGGAACCAGGGTATTCAGGCTGATTTGGTGAGAAAATCTTATGACCGCGGTCCGCTACAAGCCGCGATTGGCGTTTCCCTGGGCACGCTTGGATATGGCGCGCTGTTGATACTGGGTGAGATTGTGCAATTTACGGTCTCGCGCCTATCGCGGCAGCTGGGACGTGCCGTCCCCATGCTGGTGGCATGGCCATTGGCGGTGGCAACCTTTATTTTTGTCATCGTTGCGCTATCGGACCGCGTGGTCTTGCGGCGTTTTATCCGTTCGGCGTCGGTGCGCGCGCAAAAAATCAATCGCTCGGTCTTTCCTGGCTCGGTCATGCCCTGGGAACCGGAACGCTCCGGCAGCCCCTGGTCTTATGAGCGCTGGACTGCCGTCGGGGCTCATGGTCGCCGCTTTTTATCCGGTGGCCCGCGGGCACAAGATATCGCCGAAGTCATGGAATTTTCTCGGGCCCGCGAACCCATCCGCATTTATGCTGGCTTGATGTCTGGGCGAACCGTCCGCGGGCAGGTTCGTCGCGTCATGTTAGAGATGGAAAGAACCGGGGCATTTCACCGCGATACCATCGTGATTCAAATGCCTGCCGGTTCCGGCTGGGTCAGTGAATGGACCGCTGCTGCCCCAGAGTTTCTGACCAAAGGCAATTGCGCCTCAGTCACGTTGCAGTATTCGATCCTGCCATCGGCGATATCTTATGTCGTCGATAAGCAAGCGCCCATTGAAGCGGCGCATTTGCTCACTAGTGCTATTAGAAATCGTCTCGACTCCATGCCGGAAGATAACCGCCCCAAGCTGTATCTCTCCGGTGAATCTTTAGGCGCTTATGCACACCTCGATGGCTACGAGGACCTAGACGATCTGCTTGCTTCCTGCGACGGTGCGGTGTTTACCGGCCCGCCCAGCATGACCAAGCTTATTTCTGACTTAGACCCTGATGCCGGGTCCTTGGAACGCGTTCCGATCATCGACGGTGGACGTCACGTGCGTTTTGCGGCTGCACCCGCGCACACCCGCCATGATCCCTTCGGGCGCAGTTATAGCCAGCGGTGGCAACGCCCGCGCATAGTAATAGCGCAGCATGCCTCCGACCCCATTGTGTGGTGGTCGGGCAGGCTCATCTATAGCCGCCCAAATTGGATGCATGAGCCAACGCCATCAACCCTGTACGCAGATACTTTTCATGCTTTGGGGTGGGCGCCACTAATTAGCTTTTGGCAAATTGGGCTCGACCAAATTAACTCATTGAATGTTCCCGGCGGCCACGGACACAACTACCACCAAGAAACCTTCTGGTACTGGGACTCAGTTCTCGGTTCCCAGTCCCGGGTGCCACTTACTCCGCGGCTAGCACAGCGCGCAGAGAAGTGGGTTCGAGAGCACCCAAGCTAG
- the msrA gene encoding peptide-methionine (S)-S-oxide reductase MsrA, with translation MSFLFAPAPQLVAKEDALPGRSEPILDPQPHAVLGTPITGPWKEGQRSLIVGLGCFWGHEKMYWETDGVESTSVGYAGGTTPNPTYFEVCRGQTNHAEVVEITYDPEKISLRELVVMALEAHDPTQGFRQGNDVGTQYRSAFYPRTQEELELIQELVDSYDKKLAENGFGAMTTEVKLLSDTDSGEYYLAEDEHQQYLYKVPNGYCPHHSTGVKCD, from the coding sequence ATGTCGTTCTTATTTGCTCCCGCACCACAACTAGTTGCTAAAGAAGATGCTCTGCCCGGCCGCTCAGAACCTATTTTGGATCCTCAGCCGCACGCAGTTTTGGGCACCCCAATTACTGGGCCCTGGAAGGAAGGCCAGCGCTCGCTCATTGTCGGGCTGGGCTGTTTCTGGGGACATGAGAAAATGTACTGGGAAACCGACGGTGTGGAATCCACCTCGGTCGGTTATGCCGGTGGCACAACCCCAAATCCCACCTATTTTGAAGTCTGCCGTGGTCAAACCAACCACGCTGAGGTCGTTGAAATTACCTACGACCCAGAAAAGATTAGCTTGCGCGAATTGGTGGTTATGGCACTGGAAGCACACGATCCTACCCAGGGCTTTAGGCAGGGCAATGACGTGGGCACGCAGTATCGCTCCGCGTTTTATCCACGCACCCAAGAAGAGCTGGAGCTCATTCAGGAGCTGGTGGATAGCTACGACAAAAAGCTCGCCGAGAATGGTTTTGGCGCTATGACTACTGAGGTCAAGCTACTCAGCGATACTGATTCCGGTGAGTACTACCTCGCGGAAGACGAGCACCAGCAGTACCTGTACAAGGTTCCAAATGGTTACTGCCCACACCACTCCACTGGCGTGAAGTGCGATTAG
- a CDS encoding superoxide dismutase — MAVYELPELDYAYDALEPHISAEIMELHHSKHHATYVAGANAALEALEAERNGDANADKIRALSKNLAFNLGGHTNHSVFWKNLSPNGGGEPTGELAEAINRDFGSFDKFKAHFSAAATGLQGSGWAVLGYDSVAGRLVIEQLTDQQGNTSIGLTPLLMLDMWEHAFYLQYKNVKADYVKAVWNVFNWDDVAERFAAATK; from the coding sequence ATGGCTGTTTATGAACTACCAGAACTCGACTACGCATATGATGCACTCGAGCCACACATCTCCGCAGAGATCATGGAGCTGCACCACTCCAAGCACCACGCAACTTACGTGGCTGGCGCAAACGCAGCACTTGAGGCTCTCGAAGCAGAGCGCAACGGTGACGCAAACGCTGATAAGATTCGCGCACTGTCCAAGAACCTTGCTTTCAACTTAGGTGGACACACCAACCACTCCGTATTCTGGAAGAACCTTTCTCCAAACGGTGGCGGCGAGCCAACCGGTGAGCTAGCAGAAGCTATCAACCGCGACTTCGGTTCCTTTGACAAGTTCAAGGCTCACTTCTCCGCAGCAGCAACCGGCCTGCAGGGCTCCGGCTGGGCAGTGCTGGGCTACGACTCCGTTGCTGGCCGTCTAGTTATCGAGCAGCTGACCGACCAGCAGGGTAACACCTCCATTGGTCTGACCCCGCTGCTGATGCTGGATATGTGGGAGCATGCTTTCTACCTGCAGTACAAGAACGTTAAGGCTGACTACGTTAAGGCAGTCTGGAACGTCTTCAACTGGGATGACGTAGCAGAGCGCTTCGCAGCTGCAACCAAGTAA
- a CDS encoding amidase — protein sequence MTESMSDLKNALENLSPAQHGFSYLDLERAPVAEGDLSGWIIPAKDLYDVAGMPTTFGSKARTRMATETDPFIAAYEARGALIPGKSVSSELGLTVDAEPRDLPAVDNPIWPGRTPGGSSGGAAAMVARGLVRAAHGSDGGGSIRIPAAACGIVGFKPSATTLAVHGYLTTSVEDQAFLHQLEPALDRPLRIGVLTTPIIADTEVQSEYLTAVAEAAEKLAAAGHEVIEVGGWPEAETTFDHFTNLFSYRLAELEHYDYIAEWLREKGLHVTAEQVRESETYARTLQARLAEHWGVDVILNPTIASDPPATGAFTSLPPAENFAAQARWVPWTSLFNIAGSCAISLPWPVPGRPQPAAVHLGSLTLDDAELLALARQLHV from the coding sequence ATGACGGAATCTATGTCGGACCTTAAAAATGCGCTCGAGAATCTTTCCCCAGCCCAACATGGGTTTTCTTACCTCGATCTGGAACGAGCACCGGTCGCGGAAGGAGATTTGTCAGGATGGATTATCCCGGCGAAAGATCTCTACGATGTCGCAGGAATGCCCACTACCTTCGGTTCCAAAGCCCGCACCCGCATGGCCACCGAAACAGATCCTTTCATCGCGGCCTATGAAGCACGCGGGGCACTGATTCCCGGCAAGTCGGTTTCTTCCGAGCTAGGTTTAACTGTCGATGCCGAACCGCGCGACCTGCCCGCGGTGGATAACCCGATCTGGCCAGGACGAACCCCCGGTGGCTCTTCAGGTGGTGCCGCCGCGATGGTCGCGCGCGGATTGGTGCGCGCCGCCCACGGTTCCGATGGCGGTGGATCCATCCGAATTCCCGCCGCCGCATGTGGCATCGTCGGCTTTAAACCGTCGGCCACCACGCTCGCTGTCCACGGTTACCTCACCACCTCTGTTGAGGATCAGGCATTCCTGCACCAACTTGAGCCGGCCCTTGATCGCCCCTTGCGCATCGGCGTGCTCACCACCCCGATTATCGCCGACACGGAAGTCCAATCCGAATACCTCACCGCAGTGGCCGAAGCCGCAGAAAAGCTCGCCGCAGCCGGCCACGAGGTCATCGAGGTCGGAGGATGGCCAGAGGCAGAAACCACGTTCGATCACTTCACCAACCTTTTCTCGTACCGCCTGGCCGAGTTAGAACACTATGACTACATCGCCGAATGGCTCAGAGAAAAAGGCTTGCATGTCACCGCCGAGCAGGTGCGCGAATCCGAAACTTACGCCCGCACGCTGCAAGCTCGCCTCGCGGAGCACTGGGGAGTCGACGTGATTCTCAATCCCACTATTGCCTCCGATCCGCCGGCAACTGGCGCGTTTACTTCCCTGCCGCCGGCAGAAAATTTTGCCGCCCAAGCTCGCTGGGTGCCGTGGACATCGTTGTTTAATATCGCTGGTAGCTGCGCTATTTCCCTACCTTGGCCGGTGCCCGGTCGCCCGCAGCCAGCGGCGGTGCATTTGGGTTCGCTCACGCTAGACGATGCCGAGCTGCTCGCCCTAGCACGCCAACTACACGTCTAG
- a CDS encoding helix-turn-helix transcriptional regulator: MDNNLKAFRDKAGLSQQKLADALGVSRQTIISIEKGRYDPSLPLAFQLAAKFECLIEDLFIPELPTADEDGE; this comes from the coding sequence ATGGACAATAATCTCAAGGCTTTTCGGGACAAAGCTGGACTATCGCAACAAAAGCTTGCCGATGCCCTCGGCGTATCCCGCCAGACCATCATCAGCATTGAAAAAGGCCGCTACGACCCCTCGCTGCCGCTGGCCTTTCAACTAGCTGCGAAATTTGAGTGCTTAATCGAAGACCTTTTCATTCCTGAGCTTCCTACGGCTGACGAGGACGGCGAATAA
- a CDS encoding LysR family transcriptional regulator, which yields MNFPDIEGFLAVVRAGEAGENLSDAADDLHLSQSALTRRVQRLEEELGTTLFERHGRKLVLNTRGRAFVPHAHTMLEARSQGIQQVARLMDPERGQVRLDFMHSLGTWMVPDLLRSYRHNHPQVDFVLHQGAAQHLVDRVRAGLSDIALVGPKPGDLVAPGQVELAWHQLELQRLAIAVPEGHWASSRDSIAMHELVDEPFIGMLPGYGTRMLLDSLAQDAGFSPRFVFESMELTTVSGLVAAGLGCALLPLDDPYLNATNLIPLEPVRYRELGVVWRVGDDAPPVLQFRDFIRRPRQP from the coding sequence GTGAATTTTCCTGATATTGAAGGCTTTCTCGCCGTTGTTCGCGCCGGGGAGGCCGGGGAGAACCTGTCCGATGCTGCTGATGACCTGCACTTATCCCAGTCCGCGCTGACGCGACGGGTGCAGCGGTTGGAAGAGGAATTAGGCACCACCTTATTTGAACGCCACGGCCGCAAGCTTGTGCTCAACACCCGCGGGCGGGCATTTGTGCCGCATGCCCACACTATGTTGGAGGCGCGTAGTCAAGGAATCCAGCAGGTGGCGCGGTTGATGGATCCCGAACGCGGGCAGGTGCGCTTAGATTTCATGCATTCTTTGGGCACCTGGATGGTTCCGGATTTGCTGCGCTCGTATCGGCACAACCATCCTCAGGTGGATTTTGTGCTGCATCAGGGCGCAGCCCAACATCTAGTCGACCGCGTGCGCGCCGGGCTCAGTGATATTGCTTTGGTCGGACCCAAGCCCGGGGATCTTGTAGCGCCCGGGCAGGTGGAATTGGCGTGGCATCAATTGGAGTTACAGCGGCTGGCGATAGCGGTGCCGGAGGGGCATTGGGCATCGTCACGCGACAGCATCGCTATGCATGAGCTTGTCGATGAACCCTTTATCGGGATGCTGCCCGGCTATGGCACCCGCATGTTGCTGGATTCTTTGGCGCAAGACGCGGGTTTTAGCCCGCGCTTTGTCTTTGAATCCATGGAGCTGACCACGGTCTCTGGCCTGGTGGCCGCAGGGCTGGGCTGTGCACTGTTGCCCCTGGATGATCCGTATTTAAATGCCACGAATCTCATCCCGCTAGAACCTGTTCGCTACCGTGAGCTCGGGGTGGTGTGGCGCGTGGGGGATGATGCTCCGCCGGTTCTGCAATTTCGGGATTTTATTCGCCGTCCTCGTCAGCCGTAG